AGCATTTCTGTCTTGTCTTTGAAGTGCTTGTAAGGTGCCGCGGTTGATACGCCCGCGCGTCTGCACGCCTCGGATACAGAAAAACTGTCCGGACCTTTTTCTTCAACCAACTGTCGGGTTGCTTCGATCAGTGCAGCGCGGAGATCGCCGTGATGATAGGCTTTCTTGCTGACGGAAAGACCAGCCGCTTGTTTGTTTGTCGGACGATTTTTTTCGGTGCTGCTCATGATCCAACATGTGCCAGATCACGTATCTCTTGTCAAAGTGAGAACTTCTAACATATGTTAGAGACGCTAACTTGATGAGGTCCCCAAATGCCGAATCCTGCAAATTCATCTACTGAAGCGACCAAACCGAGCCCACTTGCACGTGTGTTGCGCGGCACTGTGCGCCTGGGAGTGACCGTCAGTTTTATAGCTGTTGCAGCGGCCGCCGTTTATTTTGGCGCATCCGAGCTCACCCGTAGAGCGGACGCTGTACCCGCACCGGATGCCGCCGCTGTGACACCCGTGTCCGTGACACCGATCACGTCCGAGAGCGCTTACACAGTCGACCGTGTATTCATCGGGCAGGTCGAACCTCAGCGTTCGGCAGATATCTCTTTCGAACTGAACGGGACGCTGGATCAAATTCTGGTCGATGAAGGTGATGAGGTTGCCAAGGGTCAACTTCTTGCGACACTGGACATCGCACTGCTGGAGGTCGAACGCGACCGTCTGACAGCATCACGTGACGCCATTGCAGCCCAACTTTCATTTGCAAAGAAAACGGTCGAGCGAAACGCGAAACTAATTGAACAAGGCTTTACCAGCCAAGCCCGTTTGGACGAGGCCGTTTCTCAGCAGGATGAATTGCTATCCAGGATTGGCGAGTTAGATGCGGCCTTGCGTGATGTGACCGTTCGGATCGAGAAATCCAGTATCGAGGCTCCGTTTGCCGGTCAAATAACCGCGCGACACGTGGATGGCGGTGAAACTTTGCGCTCGGGCGAGTTGGTTCTGGGTATGGTCGAGGTCGTGTCGCCGCAGGTTCGGATAGGTATCCCTCTCGATATTGATCCGGCGCTGCTGACTGACGTTGAAATCG
The genomic region above belongs to Ruegeria sp. HKCCD4315 and contains:
- a CDS encoding efflux RND transporter periplasmic adaptor subunit, which produces MPNPANSSTEATKPSPLARVLRGTVRLGVTVSFIAVAAAAVYFGASELTRRADAVPAPDAAAVTPVSVTPITSESAYTVDRVFIGQVEPQRSADISFELNGTLDQILVDEGDEVAKGQLLATLDIALLEVERDRLTASRDAIAAQLSFAKKTVERNAKLIEQGFTSQARLDEAVSQQDELLSRIGELDAALRDVTVRIEKSSIEAPFAGQITARHVDGGETLRSGELVLGMVEVVSPQVRIGIPLDIDPALLTDVEIEIAGQSYQAELATLRPDIDPVTRTRTALFGLKNAPDVAFGQTARVHVLDPVQSAGTWVPTTSLKEGTRGQWTLLVADAQKTVRLAAVEVLHAEDDRVFVRGAFPDGTVLIDQGPQRVSVGQRVAFNTGE